The Microbacterium trichothecenolyticum sequence AACCCGGGCGTGCACGGCCTGAGCGAGGTGCTGTACGCCTTCACCTCGGCGGCGAACAACAACGGCTCGGCCTTCGCGGGGCTCACCGCGAACACCCCGTGGTTCAACACCGCGTTGGGCGTCGCGATGCTGCTCGGCCGCTTCTTGCCGATCGTGTTCGTGCTGGCCCTCGCGGGTGCGCTCGCGGCACAGGATGCCGTGCCCTCGACCGCCGGAACCCTGCCGACGCATCGCCCGCAGTTCGCCGGACTGCTGGCCGGCGTGGCCGTGATCGTGACGGCACTCACCTACTTCCCGGTCCTCACCCTCGGACCCCTCGCCGAAGGACTTGCCCGCTGATGTCCACGCTCACCCACGCCCCGGCCGCCGAAGCGCCCGCCGCCGATACACCCCGCCGCGCCTTCAGCGCCGCGCAGATCGTCGCCGCGCTCCCGGGCGCCGCGAAGAAGCTCAACCCCGCCGCGCAGTGGCGCAACCCCGTGATGTTCCTCGTGTGGGTCGGTGCGGCCCTGACCACGCTCATCGCGATCGCGGAGCCGTTCCTCGGCGGCGACACCGGCCTCCCGTTCGGCTTCACGTGGGGCATCGCCGTGTGGCTGTGGCTCACGGTGTTCTTCGCGAACATCGCAGAGGCCGTCGCCGAGGGCCGCGGCAAGGCGCAGGCAGCGACGCTGCGAAAGACCCGCACGACGACCTCGGCCCGCCGCGTGGTCGCGTATTCGCCCCAAGACCCCTCGGCCTCGAACGCCGCGACCGAAGGTGTCCCCTCGGGCGACCTGCGCGTCGGCGACATCGTGCTCGTCGAGGCCGGCGAGCTGATCCCCGGCGACGGCGACATCGTCAACGGCATCGCCACCGTAGACGAGTCGGCGATCACCGGCGAGTCCGCCCCGGTCGTGCGCGAATCGGGCGGCGACCGCAGCGCCGTCACCGGCGGCACGCGGGTGCTCAGCGACCGGATCGTGGTGAGAATCACGTCGAAGCCCGGCGAGACCTTCGTCGACCGCATGATCGCGCTCGTCGAGGGCGCGTCGCGCCAGCGCACGCCCAACGAGATCGCGCTGAACATCCTGCTGGCGAGCCTGTCGATCGTCTTCGTCGCGGTCGTGCTGGTGCTGAACCCGATCGCCTCGTACGCGGCATCCCCGGTATCGATCCCCGTGCTGGTGGCGCTGCTCGTGTGCCTCATCCCCACCACCATCGGGGCCCTCCTGAGCGCGATCGGCATCGCCGGCATGGATCGTCTCGTGCAGCGGAACGTGCTGGCCATGTCGGGGCGCGCCGTCGAGGCCGCGGGAGACGTCACGACCCTGCTGCTGGATAAGACCGGCACGATCACCTACGGCAACCGGCGGGCGTCGGCGTTCGTCCCTCTCGACGGCGTCGGGGGGCCGCTGCTCGCGGAGTACGCCTCGCTGTCGTCGCAGGCCGACCCCACGCCCGAGGG is a genomic window containing:
- the kdpB gene encoding potassium-transporting ATPase subunit KdpB — its product is MSTLTHAPAAEAPAADTPRRAFSAAQIVAALPGAAKKLNPAAQWRNPVMFLVWVGAALTTLIAIAEPFLGGDTGLPFGFTWGIAVWLWLTVFFANIAEAVAEGRGKAQAATLRKTRTTTSARRVVAYSPQDPSASNAATEGVPSGDLRVGDIVLVEAGELIPGDGDIVNGIATVDESAITGESAPVVRESGGDRSAVTGGTRVLSDRIVVRITSKPGETFVDRMIALVEGASRQRTPNEIALNILLASLSIVFVAVVLVLNPIASYAASPVSIPVLVALLVCLIPTTIGALLSAIGIAGMDRLVQRNVLAMSGRAVEAAGDVTTLLLDKTGTITYGNRRASAFVPLDGVGGPLLAEYASLSSQADPTPEGVSVVELAAAQGIVAEMPRGAEPVPFTAQTRMSGLDLVDGTQVRKGAAAAVVAWLAASGSPVPEALRAQLQSETDAIAQSGGTPLVVATLSGGEGRVLGVIHLKDVVKDGLRERFEELRAMGIRTVMITGDNPLTAKAIAAEAGVDDFLAEATPEDKLALIQREQEGGNLVAMTGDGTNDAPALAQADVGVAMNTGTSAAKEAGNMVDLDSDPTKLIDIVRIGKQLLITRGALTTFSLANDIAKYFAIIPAMFMGVFPGLAVLNIMGLHSPASAVTSAIIFNAIVIIVLIPLALRGVKYRAASASSILSRNLLVYGLGGVIVPFIGIKLIDLVVSLLPGF